Proteins from a genomic interval of Pantoea deleyi:
- a CDS encoding high-affinity branched-chain amino acid ABC transporter permease LivM, with the protein MKTSFINALISALMLLVLATFFMGLRLNLDGTQLVVQNAGSVRWNWIATGCVVVFLFQLLRPIWQSGLKKISGPALVLPGLDGSTPKQKLVMAVLIVAAIAWPFLVSRGTVDIATMTLIYVMLGLGLNVVVGLSGLLVLGYGGFYAIGAYTFALLNHYYGLGFWQCLPLSGIVAALFGLLLGFPVLRLRGDYLAIVTLGFGEIVRILLLNNTALTGGPNGISQIPKPTLFGLEFGRTPREGGWDTFHNFFGLKYDPSDRIIFLYMVALLLVVLTLFVINRLLRMPLGRAWEALREDEIACRSLGLSPTRIKLTAFTISAAFAGFAGSLFAARQGFVSPESFTFVESAFVLAIVVLGGMGSQFAVILAAILLVVSRELMRDLNEYSMLVLGGLMVLMMIWRPQGLLPMKRPHLKLRTGKKGEQA; encoded by the coding sequence ATGAAGACTTCCTTTATTAATGCGCTGATCTCGGCCCTGATGCTGCTGGTGCTCGCCACCTTCTTCATGGGGCTGCGCCTGAACCTCGACGGCACGCAGCTGGTAGTGCAGAACGCCGGTAGCGTGCGCTGGAACTGGATCGCGACAGGCTGTGTGGTGGTGTTTCTGTTCCAGCTGCTGCGTCCGATCTGGCAAAGCGGCCTGAAGAAAATTTCCGGTCCGGCGCTGGTGTTACCGGGCCTGGATGGATCGACGCCGAAGCAGAAGCTGGTGATGGCGGTGCTGATTGTCGCCGCGATTGCCTGGCCTTTCCTGGTGTCGCGCGGCACCGTCGATATCGCCACCATGACGCTGATCTACGTGATGCTCGGTCTGGGCCTGAACGTGGTGGTCGGGCTGTCCGGTCTGCTGGTGCTGGGTTACGGCGGTTTCTATGCCATCGGTGCCTACACCTTTGCGCTGCTGAACCACTATTACGGACTCGGCTTCTGGCAGTGTCTGCCGCTCTCCGGCATCGTTGCCGCACTGTTTGGCCTGCTGCTGGGCTTCCCGGTGCTGCGACTGCGCGGCGACTATCTGGCGATTGTGACGCTGGGCTTTGGTGAGATCGTGCGTATTCTGCTGCTGAACAACACCGCCCTGACCGGCGGGCCGAACGGCATCAGCCAGATCCCGAAACCGACGCTGTTTGGTCTGGAGTTTGGCCGGACGCCGCGCGAAGGCGGCTGGGATACCTTCCACAACTTCTTTGGCCTGAAGTATGACCCCAGCGATCGCATCATCTTCCTCTACATGGTGGCGCTGCTGCTGGTAGTACTGACGCTGTTTGTCATCAACCGGCTGCTGCGGATGCCGCTGGGCCGCGCCTGGGAAGCGCTGCGCGAGGATGAGATTGCCTGTCGTTCGCTGGGCCTGAGTCCGACCCGCATCAAGCTCACCGCGTTCACCATCAGTGCCGCCTTCGCCGGTTTTGCCGGCAGTCTGTTCGCGGCGCGTCAGGGCTTTGTCAGCCCGGAATCCTTTACCTTTGTCGAATCCGCCTTTGTGCTGGCGATTGTGGTTCTGGGCGGCATGGGTTCCCAGTTTGCGGTGATCCTGGCGGCCATTCTGCTGGTGGTGTCACGCGAGCTGATGCGCGATCTGAATGAGTACAGCATGCTGGTGCTGGGGGGACTGATGGTGCTGATGATGATCTGGCGGCCACAGGGATTATTGCCGATGAAACGCCCGCATCTGAAACTCAGAACCGGTAAAAAAGGAGAGCAGGCATGA
- the ugpB gene encoding sn-glycerol-3-phosphate ABC transporter substrate-binding protein UgpB translates to MSVVTFRRSLMSALLGLAISGQALAATEIPFWHSMEGELGKEVDSLAQRFNQTHPDYKIVPTYKGNYEQSLAAGIAAVRSGKAPAVLQVYEVGTATMMASQAIVPVHQVFKDAGIPFDEKQFVPTVAGYYSDSKGQLISQPFNSSTPVLYYNKDAFKKAGLNPDQPPKTWQELATDAAALRKSGMSCGYASGWQGWIQIENFSAWHALPVATKNNGFDGLDAVLEFNKPVQVRHIELLEAMNKKGDFTYFGRKDESTAKFYNGDCGITTASSGSLADIRHYAKFNFGVGMMPYDDTVPEAPQNALIGGASLWVMKGKDPATYKGVAEFMQFLAKPEIAAEWHQKTGYLPITTAAYTLTKQQGFYDKNPGADIATRQMMNKPPLPFTKGMRLGNMPQIRTVIDEELESVWTGKQSPQSALDNAVKRGNDLLRRFQQQMK, encoded by the coding sequence ATGTCCGTCGTTACCTTTCGTCGTAGCCTGATGAGCGCGCTGCTCGGTCTGGCGATCAGTGGCCAGGCGCTTGCCGCCACTGAGATCCCTTTCTGGCACTCCATGGAAGGCGAGTTAGGCAAAGAAGTCGATTCGCTGGCACAGCGTTTTAATCAGACTCACCCCGATTACAAAATTGTTCCGACCTACAAAGGTAACTACGAGCAGAGCCTGGCCGCCGGAATTGCGGCAGTGCGCAGCGGTAAAGCGCCTGCGGTGCTGCAGGTCTATGAAGTCGGCACGGCGACCATGATGGCCTCCCAGGCGATCGTGCCGGTGCATCAGGTCTTTAAAGACGCGGGCATCCCCTTCGACGAGAAGCAGTTCGTGCCCACGGTGGCGGGATACTACAGCGACAGCAAAGGTCAGCTGATCTCTCAGCCGTTCAACAGCTCGACACCCGTGCTCTACTACAACAAAGACGCCTTTAAAAAAGCGGGTCTGAATCCGGATCAGCCGCCGAAAACCTGGCAGGAGCTGGCGACAGATGCCGCCGCACTGCGCAAGTCGGGCATGAGCTGCGGCTACGCCAGCGGCTGGCAGGGCTGGATCCAGATTGAAAACTTCAGCGCCTGGCATGCCCTGCCGGTGGCGACGAAAAACAACGGATTCGACGGCCTGGATGCGGTTCTGGAGTTCAACAAGCCGGTGCAGGTTCGCCACATCGAACTGCTGGAAGCGATGAACAAAAAAGGGGACTTCACCTACTTTGGCCGCAAGGATGAGTCCACCGCCAAGTTCTACAACGGTGACTGCGGCATCACGACCGCCTCATCGGGATCGCTGGCCGATATCCGCCACTACGCAAAATTCAACTTCGGCGTGGGCATGATGCCGTATGACGACACCGTGCCGGAGGCGCCACAGAACGCCCTGATCGGCGGTGCCAGCCTGTGGGTGATGAAAGGCAAGGATCCGGCCACCTACAAGGGCGTCGCCGAATTCATGCAGTTCCTGGCTAAGCCGGAAATCGCCGCAGAGTGGCACCAGAAAACCGGCTATCTGCCGATCACTACCGCCGCCTACACGCTGACGAAGCAGCAGGGCTTCTATGACAAAAATCCGGGTGCGGATATCGCCACCCGCCAGATGATGAACAAGCCGCCGCTGCCGTTCACCAAAGGGATGCGTCTGGGCAACATGCCGCAGATCCGTACCGTGATCGACGAGGAGCTGGAAAGTGTCTGGACCGGCAAACAGTCGCCGCAAAGCGCGCTGGATAACGCAGTGAAACGCGGCAACGACCTGCTGCGCCGCTTCCAGCAGCAAATGAAGTAA
- the ugpA gene encoding sn-glycerol-3-phosphate ABC transporter permease UgpA, with protein sequence MSSSRPVFRTSLLPYLLVLPQLLITAIFFLWPAGEALWYSLQSLDPFGISSRFVGLENFRRLFADPYYLDTFWTTLKFSGMVTVFGMLSSLLLAALVDYVVRLRRLYQTLLLLPYAVAPVVAAVLWMFLFNPGLGLFSYLLNHLGYNWNYAQNSGQAMFLIVLASIWQQMSYNFLFFFAALQSIPKSLVEAAAIDGAGPVRRFFNLSLPLIAPVSFFLLVVNLIYAFFDTFPVIDAATGGGPVQATTTLIYKIYREGFTGLDLSSSAAQSVVLMLLVIGLTVIQFRFVERKVQYQ encoded by the coding sequence ATGTCTTCATCCCGTCCGGTCTTTCGCACCAGCCTGTTACCCTATCTTCTGGTGCTGCCGCAGCTGCTGATTACCGCCATTTTCTTTCTCTGGCCCGCCGGTGAGGCGCTGTGGTATTCGCTGCAAAGCCTCGATCCCTTTGGCATCTCCAGCCGCTTTGTCGGACTGGAAAATTTCAGGCGGCTGTTTGCCGATCCCTACTATCTCGACACCTTCTGGACCACTCTGAAATTCAGCGGGATGGTGACGGTGTTCGGGATGCTCTCGTCTCTGCTGCTGGCGGCGCTGGTGGACTATGTGGTGCGCCTGCGCCGCCTCTATCAGACGCTGCTGCTGCTGCCCTACGCCGTCGCGCCGGTGGTGGCGGCGGTGCTCTGGATGTTTCTGTTTAATCCCGGCCTGGGCCTGTTCAGCTACCTGCTGAACCACCTCGGCTACAACTGGAACTACGCGCAGAACAGCGGTCAGGCGATGTTCCTGATTGTGCTGGCGTCGATCTGGCAGCAGATGAGCTACAACTTTCTGTTCTTCTTTGCCGCCCTGCAATCGATCCCGAAATCGCTGGTGGAAGCCGCCGCGATTGACGGTGCGGGCCCGGTACGGCGCTTTTTCAACCTCTCGCTGCCCCTGATCGCGCCGGTCAGCTTCTTTCTGCTGGTGGTTAACCTGATCTACGCCTTCTTCGACACTTTCCCGGTGATCGATGCCGCAACCGGCGGCGGACCGGTGCAGGCGACCACGACGCTGATCTACAAAATCTATCGCGAAGGCTTTACCGGGCTGGATCTCTCCTCGTCCGCGGCGCAGTCGGTGGTGCTGATGCTGCTGGTGATCGGGCTGACGGTGATCCAGTTCCGCTTTGTCGAACGTAAGGTGCAATATCAATGA
- the ugpE gene encoding sn-glycerol-3-phosphate ABC transporter permease UgpE, translating to MIENRRGLDLFSHIVLVLGVLTILFPLYVAFVAATLDNAAVYQVPMTLVPGTHLWENISRIWTHGVNGNGPAFGLMLLNSMIMALGITFGKITVSMLSAFALVWFRFPLRTLFFWLIFVTLMLPVEVRIFPTVQVIADLNLLDSYSGLTLPLMASATATFLFRQFFMSLPDELVEAARIDGASAMRFFIDIVLPLSKTNLAALFVITFIYGWNQYLWPLLIINDASLGTAVAGIKSMISTSGSPTQWNEVMAAMLLTLIPPLVVVLVMQRAFVRGLVESEK from the coding sequence ATGATTGAGAATCGACGCGGACTGGATCTCTTCAGTCACATCGTGCTGGTGCTGGGCGTGCTCACCATCCTGTTTCCGCTCTATGTCGCTTTTGTGGCGGCCACGCTGGACAACGCGGCGGTCTATCAGGTGCCGATGACGCTGGTGCCCGGTACGCACCTGTGGGAGAACATCTCGCGCATCTGGACCCACGGCGTCAACGGCAACGGCCCGGCGTTTGGCCTGATGCTGCTCAACAGCATGATCATGGCGCTGGGGATCACGTTCGGCAAAATCACCGTTTCGATGCTGTCGGCGTTTGCGCTGGTCTGGTTCCGTTTTCCGCTGCGCACGCTCTTTTTCTGGCTGATCTTCGTCACGCTGATGCTGCCGGTCGAAGTGCGTATTTTCCCTACCGTGCAGGTGATCGCCGATCTTAACCTGCTCGACAGCTACAGCGGATTAACCCTGCCGCTGATGGCCTCTGCCACTGCCACCTTCCTGTTCCGCCAGTTCTTTATGTCGCTGCCGGATGAGCTGGTGGAGGCGGCGCGCATCGACGGTGCCAGCGCCATGCGCTTCTTCATCGACATCGTGCTGCCGCTGTCGAAAACCAATCTGGCGGCGCTGTTTGTGATCACCTTTATCTACGGCTGGAACCAGTATCTCTGGCCGCTGCTGATCATCAATGACGCCAGCCTCGGTACGGCGGTGGCGGGGATCAAAAGCATGATCTCCACCAGCGGTTCGCCGACCCAGTGGAACGAAGTGATGGCGGCGATGTTATTAACCCTGATCCCACCGCTGGTGGTGGTGTTAGTCATGCAGCGTGCCTTTGTGCGCGGCCTGGTTGAGAGTGAGAAATAA
- the rpoH gene encoding RNA polymerase sigma factor RpoH, translated as MTKEMQTLAIAPLGNLESYVRAANTWPMLSAEEEKALAERLHYQGDLDAAKTLILSHLRFVVHIARNYSGYGLPQADLVQEGNIGLMKAVRRFNPEVGVRLVSFAVHWIKAEIHEYVLRNWRIVKVATTKAQRKLFFNLRKTKQRLGWFNQDEVEMVARELGVSSKDVREMESRMAAQDMTFDMSADDESSEGRSMAPVLYLQDKTSDFADGIEEDNWDAHAADKLSYAMEGLDERSQHIIRARWLDEDNKTTLQELADQYGVSAERVRQLEKNAMKKLRMAIEA; from the coding sequence ATGACCAAAGAAATGCAAACTTTAGCTATTGCTCCTCTTGGCAACCTGGAGTCTTACGTCCGGGCGGCGAACACCTGGCCGATGCTCTCGGCTGAAGAGGAAAAAGCGTTGGCTGAACGGCTGCATTACCAGGGCGATCTGGATGCGGCTAAGACGCTGATCCTGTCTCACCTACGCTTTGTAGTTCATATCGCTCGTAACTACTCCGGCTACGGCCTGCCACAGGCGGACCTGGTGCAGGAGGGTAACATCGGCCTGATGAAAGCGGTCCGTCGCTTCAACCCGGAAGTGGGCGTGCGTCTGGTTTCGTTTGCCGTGCACTGGATCAAAGCCGAGATCCATGAATATGTGCTGCGTAACTGGCGCATCGTGAAAGTCGCGACCACCAAAGCACAGCGCAAGCTCTTCTTTAACCTGCGTAAAACCAAGCAGCGTCTGGGCTGGTTCAACCAGGATGAGGTCGAGATGGTGGCGCGTGAGCTGGGCGTCAGCAGCAAAGACGTGCGCGAGATGGAGTCGCGGATGGCCGCTCAGGATATGACCTTTGATATGTCTGCCGATGATGAGAGCAGCGAAGGTCGTTCGATGGCTCCGGTGCTCTACCTGCAGGATAAAACCTCTGACTTTGCTGACGGCATCGAAGAGGATAACTGGGATGCGCACGCGGCTGACAAGCTGAGCTATGCGATGGAAGGTCTGGATGAGCGCAGTCAGCACATCATCCGCGCCCGCTGGCTGGACGAAGATAACAAAACCACGCTGCAGGAGCTGGCCGATCAGTATGGCGTGTCCGCCGAACGTGTGCGGCAGCTCGAAAAGAACGCCATGAAAAAACTGCGTATGGCGATCGAAGCGTAA
- the livF gene encoding high-affinity branched-chain amino acid ABC transporter ATP-binding protein LivF, whose translation MANAMLTIENVSAHYGKIQALHNVSLYINQGEIVTLIGANGAGKTTLLGTLCGEPRATQGTITFDGKAITDWQTSRIMREAIAIVPEGRRVFSRMTVEENLAMGGFFASRQAYLTRIKRVYELFPRLEERKIQRAGTMSGGEQQMLAIGRALMSQPRLLLLDEPSLGLAPIIIQQIFDTIEQLRSEGMTIFLVEQNANQALKLADRGYVLENGHVVLEDTGAALLSNEAVRSAYLGA comes from the coding sequence ATGGCAAATGCGATGTTAACCATTGAGAACGTCAGCGCCCATTACGGCAAAATTCAGGCGCTGCACAACGTCAGCCTCTATATTAATCAGGGCGAAATCGTCACCCTGATCGGGGCCAACGGCGCGGGGAAAACCACGCTGCTGGGCACGCTGTGCGGCGAGCCGCGCGCCACCCAGGGCACCATCACCTTCGATGGCAAAGCCATTACCGACTGGCAGACGTCGCGCATTATGCGCGAGGCGATTGCCATCGTGCCGGAAGGACGACGGGTCTTTTCACGCATGACGGTGGAAGAGAACCTGGCGATGGGCGGCTTCTTTGCCAGTCGCCAGGCGTACCTGACGCGGATTAAACGCGTTTATGAACTCTTCCCGCGGTTGGAGGAGCGTAAAATCCAGCGCGCCGGAACCATGTCGGGCGGCGAACAGCAGATGCTGGCGATTGGCCGTGCGCTGATGAGTCAGCCGCGCCTGCTGCTGCTGGATGAGCCGTCGCTGGGGCTGGCACCGATCATTATTCAGCAGATTTTCGACACCATTGAGCAGTTGCGCAGCGAGGGGATGACCATCTTCCTGGTCGAGCAGAACGCCAATCAGGCGCTGAAGCTGGCGGATCGGGGCTATGTGCTGGAGAACGGGCATGTGGTGCTCGAAGACACAGGCGCAGCACTCCTGTCCAACGAAGCCGTCCGCAGCGCTTACCTGGGCGCCTGA
- the panM gene encoding aspartate 1-decarboxylase autocleavage activator PanM has translation MKLTIQRVTMLTAQDRIDLGKIWPDLEMEELEQRLDERHRLYAARFNDRLLAGLQLEIAGTHGRIHRLTVRDVTRRRGVGQYLLEETIRQNGSITDWWVADDGSDDQQVRAAFMQACGFRAQSDGWIGSSE, from the coding sequence ATGAAGCTCACTATTCAGCGGGTGACTATGCTGACCGCACAGGACCGCATCGATCTGGGCAAAATCTGGCCGGATCTGGAGATGGAAGAACTGGAGCAGCGTCTGGATGAGCGACATCGTCTCTATGCTGCGCGCTTCAATGACCGGCTGCTGGCCGGTCTGCAGCTGGAGATCGCCGGCACGCACGGCAGGATCCACCGGCTGACGGTGCGCGATGTCACCCGGCGACGCGGCGTTGGTCAGTATCTGCTGGAGGAGACGATCAGGCAGAACGGCTCCATCACGGACTGGTGGGTCGCCGATGATGGCAGTGACGATCAGCAGGTGCGGGCGGCGTTCATGCAGGCGTGTGGCTTTCGGGCGCAGAGCGATGGCTGGATAGGGTCGTCAGAGTAA
- the ftsX gene encoding permease-like cell division protein FtsX, with the protein MVNKRIKRPAAPKAKQPSKSKALKGGWQEQWRYALRGTLSDMWRQPLATLLTVMVIAISLTLPSVCYMVWKNVSQAATQWYPAPQLTVYLSKTLDDTAAENVVAQLKQVEGVDNVNYLTREEALNEFRNWSGFGGAMDMLEQNPLPAVAIITPKLNFQNSDTMQSLRDRVTKVQGVDEVRMDDSWFARLAALTGLVGQIASMIGVLMIVAVFLVIGNSVRLSIFARRDTINVQKLIGATDGFILRPFLYGGALLGFSGAVLSLLLSEVLVLRLQSVVASVATVFGTTFSLEGFSWDEALLLLLIAAIIGWVAAWLATVQHLRRFTPQ; encoded by the coding sequence ATGGTCAATAAACGCATTAAACGCCCGGCTGCGCCGAAAGCTAAGCAGCCGTCGAAGAGTAAAGCGCTGAAGGGCGGCTGGCAGGAGCAGTGGCGCTATGCGCTGCGCGGCACGCTCTCGGACATGTGGCGTCAGCCGCTGGCGACCCTGCTGACGGTGATGGTCATCGCCATCTCCCTGACGCTGCCCAGTGTCTGCTATATGGTCTGGAAGAACGTCAGCCAGGCGGCTACCCAGTGGTATCCGGCTCCGCAGTTAACCGTCTACCTCTCTAAAACGCTGGATGACACGGCGGCAGAAAACGTGGTGGCGCAGCTCAAGCAGGTCGAAGGGGTGGATAACGTCAACTACCTGACGCGGGAAGAGGCGCTGAACGAGTTCCGCAACTGGTCAGGCTTTGGCGGCGCGATGGATATGCTGGAGCAGAATCCGCTGCCCGCAGTTGCCATCATTACGCCGAAACTGAATTTCCAGAACTCAGACACCATGCAGAGCCTGCGCGATCGGGTCACTAAAGTGCAGGGCGTGGATGAAGTGCGCATGGACGATAGTTGGTTTGCCCGCCTGGCGGCGCTGACCGGGCTGGTCGGGCAGATCGCCTCCATGATTGGCGTGCTGATGATCGTGGCGGTGTTCCTGGTGATTGGTAACAGCGTCCGGCTCAGCATTTTTGCCCGGCGTGACACTATCAACGTGCAGAAGCTGATAGGCGCGACCGACGGCTTTATCCTGCGTCCGTTCCTCTACGGCGGGGCGCTGCTGGGCTTCAGCGGCGCGGTGCTGTCGCTGCTGCTGTCGGAAGTGCTGGTACTGCGACTGCAGTCGGTTGTCGCCAGCGTGGCGACCGTCTTTGGCACCACCTTCTCGCTGGAAGGCTTCTCGTGGGATGAGGCGCTGCTGCTGCTGCTGATTGCGGCCATCATCGGCTGGGTCGCGGCCTGGCTGGCAACAGTCCAACATTTACGCCGATTTACGCCGCAGTAA
- a CDS encoding branched-chain amino acid ABC transporter substrate-binding protein, producing the protein MKMKGRALLAGCVALAMSHAALAEDIKVAIVGAMSGPVAQYGDMQFAGATQAIEDINAKGGVNGNKLVAVKYDDACDPKQAVAVANKVINDGIRYVIGHLCSSSTQPASDIYEDEGVLMITPAATAPDLTSRGYKLIMRTTGLDSDQGPTAAKYVMSELKPQRIAVVHDKQQYGEGLARAVQESLKKQGANIVMFEGITAGDKDFSTLVARFKKENVDFVYFGGYYPEMGQIVRQARAAGLKTQFMGPEGVGNASLSNIAGAASEGMLVTLPKRYDQVATNQPIVDALKAKKLDPTGPFVWTTYAALQSLATGMERSKSAEPDAIVKNLKEGAAVPTVMGNLNWDEKGDLKGFEFGVFKWHADGTSTAVK; encoded by the coding sequence ATGAAAATGAAAGGTCGCGCATTACTGGCGGGATGTGTAGCACTGGCGATGAGCCATGCGGCGCTGGCTGAAGATATCAAGGTGGCGATTGTTGGCGCCATGTCGGGGCCGGTGGCGCAGTATGGCGATATGCAGTTCGCGGGCGCTACCCAGGCGATTGAAGATATCAATGCCAAAGGCGGCGTTAACGGTAACAAGCTGGTAGCGGTGAAATATGACGACGCCTGTGACCCGAAACAGGCCGTGGCGGTCGCGAACAAGGTCATTAACGACGGCATCCGCTATGTGATCGGCCATCTCTGCTCATCCTCGACGCAGCCCGCTTCTGACATCTATGAAGATGAAGGCGTGCTGATGATCACCCCGGCCGCGACCGCGCCAGACCTGACCTCCCGCGGCTACAAACTGATTATGCGCACCACCGGCCTTGACTCCGATCAGGGGCCGACGGCGGCAAAATATGTGATGAGCGAGCTGAAACCGCAGCGTATCGCCGTCGTACACGACAAGCAGCAGTATGGCGAAGGCCTGGCGCGCGCCGTGCAGGAGAGCCTGAAAAAGCAGGGCGCGAACATCGTGATGTTTGAAGGGATCACCGCCGGGGACAAAGATTTCTCCACGCTGGTGGCTCGCTTCAAGAAAGAGAACGTCGATTTCGTCTACTTCGGCGGTTACTACCCGGAAATGGGCCAGATCGTCCGTCAGGCGCGTGCGGCAGGTCTGAAAACCCAGTTCATGGGGCCGGAAGGCGTGGGTAACGCCTCACTGTCGAACATTGCCGGTGCCGCGTCTGAGGGCATGCTGGTGACCCTGCCAAAACGCTATGACCAGGTGGCGACCAACCAACCTATCGTGGATGCGCTGAAAGCGAAGAAACTGGATCCGACCGGTCCGTTCGTCTGGACCACCTACGCCGCACTGCAGTCGCTGGCGACCGGCATGGAGCGCAGTAAGAGCGCCGAGCCGGATGCCATCGTGAAAAACCTGAAAGAGGGTGCCGCAGTGCCAACCGTAATGGGCAACCTGAACTGGGATGAGAAGGGCGATCTCAAGGGCTTTGAATTCGGCGTCTTCAAATGGCATGCCGATGGCACCTCGACCGCTGTGAAGTAA
- the livG gene encoding high-affinity branched-chain amino acid ABC transporter ATP-binding protein LivG yields MSQPLLAVEGLMMRFGGLLAVNNVALELRPQEIVSLIGPNGAGKTTVFNCLTGFYKPTGGSIKLREQHLEGLPGQKIARMGIVRTFQHVRLFREMTVIENLLVAQHQHLKSGVFSGLLKTPAFRRSESEALDRAATWLERVGLLDLANRQAGNLAYGQQRRLEIARCMVTRPEILMLDEPAAGLNPKETHELDALIAELRGEHKVSVLLIEHDMKLVMGISDRIYVVNQGTPLANGTPEEIRHNPDVIRAYLGEA; encoded by the coding sequence ATGAGTCAGCCTTTATTAGCCGTTGAAGGCCTGATGATGCGCTTCGGCGGTCTGTTAGCCGTAAACAATGTGGCGCTGGAGCTGCGCCCGCAGGAGATCGTGTCGCTGATCGGGCCGAACGGGGCCGGTAAAACCACCGTGTTTAACTGTCTGACCGGCTTCTACAAACCCACCGGCGGCAGCATCAAGCTGCGCGAGCAGCATCTGGAAGGCCTGCCGGGCCAGAAGATTGCGCGGATGGGCATCGTGCGGACTTTCCAGCATGTGCGTCTGTTCCGTGAGATGACGGTGATTGAGAACCTGCTGGTCGCGCAGCATCAGCATCTGAAAAGCGGGGTGTTTTCCGGCCTGCTGAAAACCCCGGCGTTTCGCCGCAGTGAGAGCGAGGCGCTGGACCGTGCCGCAACCTGGCTGGAGCGGGTGGGTCTGCTGGATCTGGCAAACCGTCAGGCGGGCAACCTGGCCTATGGTCAGCAGCGCCGGCTGGAGATAGCACGCTGCATGGTGACGCGCCCGGAGATCCTGATGCTGGATGAACCGGCCGCGGGCCTGAACCCTAAAGAGACGCATGAGCTGGATGCGCTGATCGCGGAACTGCGGGGTGAACACAAGGTGTCGGTGCTGCTGATTGAGCATGATATGAAGCTGGTGATGGGCATCTCTGACCGCATCTACGTGGTGAATCAGGGAACGCCGCTGGCTAACGGAACGCCGGAGGAGATTCGTCACAATCCGGATGTCATTCGCGCCTATTTAGGAGAGGCCTGA
- the livH gene encoding high-affinity branched-chain amino acid ABC transporter permease LivH: MSEQFLYFIQQMFNGVTLGSTYALIAIGYTMVYGIIGMINFAHGEVYMIGSYVSFIVIAALMMMGIDTTWLMIAAGFVMAVIISSAYGWSIERVAYRPVRASKRLIALISAIGMSIFLQNYVSLTQGSRDLALPSLITGQWTVGESNGFAATISTMQVVIWVVTFLAMLALTTFIRYSRMGRACRACAEDLKMASLLGINTDRVISLTFVIGAAMAAVAGVLLGQFYGSINPFIGFMAGMKAFTAAVLGGIGSIPGAMIGGLVLGIAEALTSAYLSTEYKDVVSFALLIVVLLVMPTGILGRPEVEKV, encoded by the coding sequence ATGTCGGAGCAGTTTCTCTATTTTATTCAGCAGATGTTTAACGGTGTGACCCTGGGAAGCACTTATGCGCTGATCGCCATCGGGTACACCATGGTTTACGGCATTATCGGCATGATCAACTTCGCCCACGGCGAGGTTTACATGATCGGTAGCTACGTCTCCTTTATCGTGATTGCGGCCCTGATGATGATGGGCATCGACACCACCTGGCTGATGATCGCCGCGGGCTTTGTCATGGCCGTGATAATCTCCAGCGCCTACGGCTGGAGCATCGAACGTGTGGCCTATCGCCCCGTGCGTGCCTCGAAGCGCCTGATTGCGCTGATCTCCGCCATCGGGATGTCGATATTCCTGCAGAACTACGTCAGCCTGACGCAGGGTTCACGCGACCTGGCACTGCCGAGCCTGATCACCGGACAGTGGACGGTTGGCGAGAGCAACGGCTTTGCCGCCACCATCTCCACCATGCAGGTGGTGATCTGGGTCGTGACCTTCCTGGCGATGCTGGCCCTGACCACGTTTATCCGCTACTCCCGCATGGGCCGCGCCTGTCGCGCCTGCGCAGAAGATCTGAAAATGGCCAGCCTGCTGGGCATTAACACCGACCGCGTGATCTCCCTGACCTTTGTGATCGGGGCCGCGATGGCCGCCGTTGCGGGCGTGCTGCTGGGACAGTTCTACGGTTCGATCAACCCCTTCATCGGTTTTATGGCCGGCATGAAGGCGTTCACCGCCGCCGTGCTGGGCGGGATTGGCAGCATTCCCGGCGCGATGATTGGTGGTCTGGTGCTGGGTATCGCCGAGGCGCTGACCTCCGCCTATCTCAGTACGGAATATAAAGATGTGGTCTCGTTTGCGCTGCTGATCGTGGTGCTGCTGGTGATGCCCACCGGGATTCTGGGTCGCCCGGAGGTCGAAAAAGTATGA